In Arthrobacter sp. MN05-02, the genomic stretch AGTAGACCCCGCCGCCCAGGTCCTCCGTATGGGCCGAGCGGAGCGCGGCCCCGAGGACGCGCACGCGGTGCCGGGGCCGCCGTCGTCCCTCCACTGCGTCGAGGCGCTGGAGGGCCAGCGCGAGCCAGGCCATGTCGTCGTAGTAGGAGTTCCGCCACCGTCCGCCGTTGCGCAGCCACACGCCGCGGGCCAGCTTCCGCGCCTCGGCGAGGGCATCCCCGGTGGGATCGCGGAGGTGCTCGTCGAGGAGGCAGTCGAGGAAGTGCGCCTGCCACCAGTAGTGCCAGTGGTTCCGGGCGCCGGCCGGCGGCGGGAAGGCGATGGCTCCGAGCCTCGTCCCGGGGACGCGCAGGCTCCGCCGGGCGAACAGGTGCCGGACGCTTTGCGCGGCTTGCGTGGCCGCCTCGTCGGGGATGGGCATGTGACCACCCTAGCCACACCGCGAGGGGTCCTGGTTGGGCAGGATGCGCAACCGATCGCCGTCCGGGTGCGCAGTGGGCCACGTCACAGTACTCTGGGCGGGAGGGTCGACGGCGGTCCTCGCCGGGCGGAAGGATCAGCATGGACATCAGTGGAGCGGTCGCCCTCGTCACGGGCGGGGCCTCGGGACTCGGTCTCGCCACCGCCCGCAGACTGTTCGACGACGGCGCGTCGGTGCTGCTGGTCGACCTCCCGCAGTCCGCCGGGACCGACGCCGCGGCGGACCTCGACCCCTCGGGGGGCCGTGTCCGCTTCGTCGCCGCCGACGTCGCCGATCCGGCCCAGGTCCAGGCGGCAGTCGCCGCGGCCGGCGAGCTCGGACCGCTGCGGATCGTGGTCAACTGTGCCGGCATCGCCACGCCGGGCAAGGTGCTGGGACGGGACGGGGTCCTGCCGCTCGAGCAGTTCGCCCGCGTCATCAACGTCAACCTGGTCGGCACCTTCAACGTGATCCGGCTCGCAGCAGAGGCCATGGCGGCCACCGACACGGTCAGCGGCCTCGGGGGATCCGAGGAGCGCGGCGTCATCATCAACACCGCCTCCGTCGCCGCCTTCGACGGCCAGATCGGACAGCCCGCGTACTCGGCCTCGAAGGGCGGGGTGGCCGCGATGACCCTGCCCATCGCCCGGGAACTCGCCCGTTCCCTGATCCGCGTCGTGACGATCGCCCCGGGCATCTTCGAGACACCCATGATGGCGGGCCTGCCGCAGGAGGCCCAGGCTTCCCTCGGCGCGCAGGTCCCGCACCCGTCCCGTCTCGGCAAGCCCGTCGAGTACGCCGCGCTCGCCGCCCACATCGTCGAGAACCAGATGCTCAACGGCGAGACGATCCGCCTCGACGGCGCCATCCGCATGGCGCCGAAGTAGTTCCACCGCACCACCCCCGGTCTCAACCGAAAGGACGGCTCGATGGAGAGCCAGCTGCCCACCGCCGATTTCCTCGGCTTCGAGTCCCTGCTGGCGAGCGCCGAGCGGGAGAAACTCCAGGACGTCCGGGACTTCCTCGCCAAGGACGTCTCGCCGCGCGCCGTCGAATGGTGGGACCGGGCGGAGTTCCCGCACGATCTCCTGCCCGGACTGGCGTCGCTGAACCTCAGCACGCCCGTGCAGCAGGGGTACAGCCACCTGTTCAGCGGACTGGTGATCGCCGAGCTCACCCGCGCCGACACCTCGATCGCGACGTTCTTCATGGTCCACCACGACCTCTTCGTCGAGGCTCTCCACACCTTCGGCAGCGACGACCAGAAGGCGCGGCTCCTGCAGGACGCGATGGACCTGAGGATCACGGGCGCCTTCGCCCTGACCGAACCGGAGCACGGGTCCGACGTCGCCGGCGGCATGACGACCACCGCCACGCGCGACGGCGACGCATGGATCGTCAACGGCGCGAAGCGCTGGATCGGCAACGGGACGTTCTGCGACTACATGCTGCTCTGGGCACGCGACACCGCGACCGGCGGAGTGCGCGGCTTCATCCTCGACGCCACGCTGCCCGGCGTGACCCGCACGGCCATCGCCAACAAGACGGCGCTGCGGACGGTCCAGAACGCCGACGTCACACTGACCGACGTGCGTATCCCCGAAGCGGACCGCTTCGCCGGCATCGATTCCTTCAACGACACCCGGCAACTCCTGCTGGGCTCACGGATCCTCGTCGGCTGGCAGGCCGTCGGCCAGCAGCTCGCCGCGTTCGACGTCGCCCGGCAGTACGCCCTCGAGCGCCATCAGTTCGGCCGGCCGATCGCAGGCTTCCAGCTCGTCCAGGACCAGCTCGTCACCATGATGGGCAACACGACGGCGAGCCTCGGCGTCATGGCGCGCATCGCGCAGCTGCAGGGGCAGGGTGCCTCCGACATGCCGCAGGCCGCCTTCGCCAAGTCCTTCACCACGGCACGGATGCGGGAGACCGTGGCGCTGGGACGGGGGATCCTCGGCGGCAACGGCATCGTGACCGATTACGGGATGGCCAAGATCTTCGCGGACGCCGAGGCGGTCTACACCTACGAGGGGTCCTACGAGATCAACAGCCTCATCGTGGGCAGGGCTCTGACGGGCA encodes the following:
- a CDS encoding 3-hydroxyacyl-CoA dehydrogenase, with amino-acid sequence MDISGAVALVTGGASGLGLATARRLFDDGASVLLVDLPQSAGTDAAADLDPSGGRVRFVAADVADPAQVQAAVAAAGELGPLRIVVNCAGIATPGKVLGRDGVLPLEQFARVINVNLVGTFNVIRLAAEAMAATDTVSGLGGSEERGVIINTASVAAFDGQIGQPAYSASKGGVAAMTLPIARELARSLIRVVTIAPGIFETPMMAGLPQEAQASLGAQVPHPSRLGKPVEYAALAAHIVENQMLNGETIRLDGAIRMAPK
- the gcdH_1 gene encoding glutaryl-CoA dehydrogenase, producing MESQLPTADFLGFESLLASAEREKLQDVRDFLAKDVSPRAVEWWDRAEFPHDLLPGLASLNLSTPVQQGYSHLFSGLVIAELTRADTSIATFFMVHHDLFVEALHTFGSDDQKARLLQDAMDLRITGAFALTEPEHGSDVAGGMTTTATRDGDAWIVNGAKRWIGNGTFCDYMLLWARDTATGGVRGFILDATLPGVTRTAIANKTALRTVQNADVTLTDVRIPEADRFAGIDSFNDTRQLLLGSRILVGWQAVGQQLAAFDVARQYALERHQFGRPIAGFQLVQDQLVTMMGNTTASLGVMARIAQLQGQGASDMPQAAFAKSFTTARMRETVALGRGILGGNGIVTDYGMAKIFADAEAVYTYEGSYEINSLIVGRALTGISAFA